From a region of the Desmodus rotundus isolate HL8 chromosome 7, HLdesRot8A.1, whole genome shotgun sequence genome:
- the LOC128781382 gene encoding olfactory receptor 8B8 — protein sequence MRMVAENSSVTEFILAGLTNQPGLQLPLFFLFLGFYMVTVAGNLGLITLIGLNSQLHTPMYFFLFNLSLIDFCYSTVITPKMLMGFLSEKNIISYTGCMTQPFFFLFLVVSESFILSAMAYDRYVAICHPLVYTATMSPPVCLRLLLAVYGKGFLGAVAHTVCMVRLTFCAARLIDHYMCDILPLLELSCTSTRVNVLLVFVDAGINITVPAVTIFISYALILSSILHIRSTEGRFKAFSTCGSHIIAVSLFFGSGAFMYLKPSSLLPMSQGKVSSLFYTTVVPMLNPLIYSLRNKDVKAALKKTLSRTLFSQERGNT from the coding sequence ATGAGGATGGTAGCTGAGAACTCCTCTGTGACAGAGTTTATCCTCGCAGGCTTAACCAACCAGCCGGGACTCCagctccccctcttcttcctgtttctagGCTTCTACATGGTCACCGTGGCAGGGAACCTGGGCTTGATAACACTGATTGGGCTGAACTCTCAGCTgcacacccccatgtacttcttcctcttcaACTTGTCCCTCATAGATTTCTGTTATTCCACTGTTATCACCCCCAAAATGCTGATGGGTTTTCTCTCTGAGAAGAACATCATCTCCTACACAGGGTGTATGACTCagcccttcttcttcctttttttggttgtctCTGAGTCTTTTATCCTGTCAGCGATGGCATATGACCGCTATGTTGCCATCTGTCACCCACTGGTGTACACAGCCACCATGTCTCCCCCAGTGTGCTTGCGTCTCTTGTTGGCTGTCTATGGGAAGGGGTTCTTGGGGGCAGTGGCCCACACAGTGTGCATGGTGAGGCTGACCTTCTGTGCTGCCCGCCTGATTGACCACTACATGTGTGACATCCTGCCCCTTCTGGAGCTCTCTTGCACCAGCACCCGTGTCAATGTGCTGCTAGTTTTCGTGGATGCGGGCATCAATATCACTGTGCCCGCTGTTACCATCTTCATTTCTTATGCGCTCATCCTCTCCAGCATCCTCCACATTCGTTCCACTGAGGGCAGGTTCAAAGCCTTCAGCACCTGTGGCTCCCACATAATTGcggtttctctcttctttgggtCAGGGGCATTCATGTACCTCAAGCCTTCTTCCCTTTTGCCGATGAGCCAGGGGAAAGTGTCCTCCTTGTTCTACACCACTGTGGtgcccatgctgaaccccttaatctacagcctgaggaacaaggaTGTCAAAGCTGCTCTGAAGAAAACCTTGAGCAGAACGTTGTTCTCCCAGGAAAGGGGCAACACttag
- the LOC128781443 gene encoding olfactory receptor 8B8-like, with product MRMVAENSSVTEFILAGLTNQPGLQLPLFFLFLGFFVVTVAGNLGLITLIGLNSQLHTPMYFFLFNLSLIDFCYSTVITPKMLMGFVCEKNIISYTGCMTQLFFFIFLVVSEAFMLSAMAYDRYVAICHPLVYTATMSPPVCLRLLLAVYGKGFAGAVAHTVCMVRLTFCAARLIDHYMCDILPLLELSCTSTRVNVLVVFVDVGINVAVPTVTIFTSYAIILSSILHIRSTEGRFKAFSTCGSHIIAVSLFFGSGAFMYLKPSSLLPMSQGKVSSLFYTIVVPMLNPLIYSLRNKDVKAALKKTLSRTLFSQERGIT from the coding sequence ATGAGGATGGTAGCTGAGAACTCCTCTGTGACAGAGTTTATCCTCGCAGGCTTAACCAACCAACCGGGACTCCagctccccctcttcttcctgtttctagGCTTCTTCGTGGTCACCGTGGCAGGGAACCTGGGCTTGATAACACTGATTGGGCTGAACTCTCAGCTgcacacccccatgtacttcttcctcttcaACTTGTCCCTCATAGATTTCTGCTATTCCACTGTTATCACCCCCAAAATGCTGATGGGGTTTGTCTGTGAGAAGAACATCATCTCCTACACAGGGTGTATGACTCAgctcttcttcttcatttttctggTTGTCTCTGAAGCTTTTATGCTGTCAGCGATGGCATATGACCGCTATGTCGCCATCTGTCACCCACTGGTGTACACGGCCACCATGTCTCCCCCAGTGTGCTTGCGTCTCTTGCTGGCTGTCTATGGGAAGGGATTTGCGGGGGCCGTGGCCCACACAGTGTGCATGGTGAGGCTGACCTTCTGTGCTGCCCGCCTGATTGACCACTACATGTGTGACATCCTGCCCCTTCTGGAGCTCTCTTGCACTAGCACCCGTGTCAATGTGCTGGTAGTTTTCGTGGATGTGGGCATCAATGTCGCTGTGCCCACTGTTACCATCTTTACTTCTTATGCGATCATCCTCTCTAGCATTCTGCACATTCGTTCAACTGAGGGCAGGTTCAAAGCCTTCAGCACCTGTGGCTCCCACATAATTgcagtttctctcttctttgggtCAGGGGCATTCATGTATCTCAAACCTTCTTCCCTTTTGCCGATGAGCCAGGGGAAAGTGTCCTCCTTGTTCTACACCATTGTGGtgcccatgctgaaccccttaatctacagcctgaggaacaaggaTGTCAAAGCTGCTCTGAAGAAAACCTTGAGCAGAACCTTGTTCTCCCAGGAAAGGGGCATCACATAG